The following proteins are encoded in a genomic region of Chrysiogenia bacterium:
- a CDS encoding amidohydrolase yields the protein MEKYDGPIFDADNHYYEAHDAFTRHVPKSIQPRCVQWVELENGRKYHVVAGKISFAVGNPTFNPISKPGALREYYHGNPRGKKFGELIRESLEPMPPEYMDRDKRIERLKEQGLEAAWLFPTAGILYEEALSKDTDALCATCEGFNRWLDDDWGLAYKGKLFNAPYISLADVDWACRELEWALKQGARVIVMRPHSVRTRLHGSRSPGDEMFDPFWARVNEAGITVVAHVGSSGYTANGYARSSMKDALGGGGKPTVASLNPERAIYDWLLTLAFDKMFERFPNLRICSVENGSAFLRDLFVKLGHSRDRMPYYYKEDPCELFREHVWINPFWEDDIADIASIIGADRVIFGSDWPHMEGLEKPLDIFEEIEGISLEDQKKILYSNTAELNELRPA from the coding sequence ATGGAAAAATACGACGGTCCAATCTTTGATGCCGACAACCACTACTACGAAGCCCACGATGCATTCACGCGTCATGTGCCCAAGAGCATTCAGCCGCGCTGCGTTCAGTGGGTTGAGCTGGAGAATGGCCGGAAATACCACGTCGTTGCCGGCAAGATCAGCTTCGCAGTGGGAAATCCGACCTTCAATCCGATTTCCAAGCCCGGCGCGCTGCGCGAGTACTATCATGGCAATCCCCGCGGCAAGAAGTTCGGGGAGCTCATTCGTGAGTCGCTCGAGCCCATGCCGCCCGAGTACATGGACCGCGACAAGCGCATCGAGCGTTTGAAAGAGCAGGGGCTTGAAGCCGCCTGGCTCTTTCCCACTGCCGGCATCCTCTATGAGGAGGCTCTCTCCAAGGATACGGACGCCCTGTGCGCGACGTGTGAGGGGTTCAACCGCTGGCTCGACGACGATTGGGGCCTGGCCTACAAGGGGAAGCTCTTTAACGCGCCCTATATCTCTCTCGCAGATGTCGACTGGGCATGCCGGGAACTCGAATGGGCACTCAAGCAGGGAGCACGCGTAATCGTGATGCGACCGCACTCGGTTCGCACGCGTCTCCACGGATCGCGCTCACCAGGTGACGAAATGTTTGATCCCTTCTGGGCACGGGTAAACGAGGCCGGTATTACCGTCGTGGCACACGTGGGCAGCAGTGGTTACACCGCCAACGGCTACGCACGCTCCTCGATGAAGGATGCCTTGGGCGGCGGTGGCAAACCGACCGTGGCGAGCCTCAATCCCGAGCGTGCAATCTATGACTGGCTCCTCACACTTGCGTTCGACAAGATGTTCGAGCGCTTCCCGAATCTGCGGATCTGTTCGGTCGAGAACGGATCGGCCTTTCTGCGCGATCTCTTCGTCAAGCTCGGACATTCCAGAGATCGGATGCCCTATTACTACAAAGAAGACCCGTGCGAACTCTTCCGTGAGCACGTCTGGATCAATCCCTTCTGGGAGGACGACATCGCCGATATCGCGTCGATCATTGGCGCCGACCGCGTGATCTTTGGGTCCGACTGGCCTCACATGGAGGGCTTGGAGAAGCCGCTCGACATCTTCGAGGAGATCGAGGGAATCTCGCTCGAGGACCAGAAGAAGATTCTCTACAGCAACACGGCCGAGCTCAACGAGTTGCGGCCTGCCTGA